The following coding sequences lie in one Natrinema sp. DC36 genomic window:
- a CDS encoding 30S ribosomal protein S17e, translating to MPSNANEIMSIGDSLIEQHPSTFTDDFEENKVRVEQLTSVEAKRVRNRIAGYITRKMKERSL from the coding sequence ATGCCCTCGAACGCCAACGAAATCATGTCTATCGGTGATTCGTTAATCGAACAACATCCCAGCACTTTCACCGACGACTTCGAGGAGAACAAGGTTCGTGTCGAACAGTTAACCAGCGTAGAGGCTAAGCGGGTGAGAAATCGAATCGCTGGTTATATTACCAGAAAGATGAAAGAGCGCAGCTTATAG
- a CDS encoding 30S ribosomal protein S17e, with protein sequence MTAEPEDIISIGDRLLRQHPDSFTNDFSTNNQVVAKMTNVGSTRIRNRIAGYITRKRAEK encoded by the coding sequence ATGACGGCAGAACCAGAAGATATTATCAGCATCGGAGACCGCTTGTTACGTCAGCATCCCGACTCATTCACGAACGATTTCAGTACGAATAATCAGGTAGTAGCGAAGATGACCAACGTCGGATCAACACGGATCAGAAACAGGATAGCTGGGTACATAACCCGAAAGCGAGCCGAAAAGTAA
- a CDS encoding nucleotidyltransferase domain-containing protein yields the protein MNRETESTDSPGASISLSVPPSDPELFKHKATSDVLLFLTNHRFSDFSLRELATQIGHSHQSVRRAVNVLSSNDLVTESPKSNQRLVQINRQRLSIPDDPILRIPQSEYHQPVKTAVTKLRENISDVVGIILYGSVARGDADRRSDIDLWVLARSERAERQRESNAIARDLEEMEFDGDRYAYDIDVEAVQAIPAYTDDIREIIVSGIPVYKTSDFETVENLLLEEGAADE from the coding sequence ATGAACCGCGAGACGGAAAGTACGGATTCGCCTGGAGCATCTATTTCGCTTTCGGTACCCCCTTCAGATCCGGAACTATTCAAACATAAGGCGACGAGTGATGTCCTTTTATTTTTAACAAACCATCGATTCAGTGACTTTTCGCTGCGAGAACTTGCGACACAGATCGGCCATTCACACCAGTCCGTTCGACGGGCTGTGAATGTTCTCAGTTCGAATGATCTGGTCACAGAATCTCCCAAAAGCAACCAGCGCCTTGTTCAGATCAACAGACAGCGCCTTTCCATCCCAGACGATCCGATTCTTCGGATTCCCCAATCGGAGTATCACCAGCCGGTCAAAACTGCTGTAACGAAGCTCCGTGAGAACATTAGTGACGTCGTCGGCATCATCCTGTACGGGAGTGTTGCCCGGGGAGATGCTGACCGACGAAGCGATATCGATCTCTGGGTGCTGGCTCGCTCTGAGCGGGCCGAAAGGCAACGAGAATCGAACGCCATCGCACGCGACCTCGAAGAGATGGAATTCGATGGTGACCGGTACGCGTACGATATCGACGTCGAGGCCGTCCAAGCGATTCCGGCCTACACCGATGACATTCGGGAAATCATCGTCTCGGGAATTCCGGTCTACAAGACGAGTGACTTCGAAACTGTCGAAAACCTCCTTCTGGAGGAAGGAGCTGCCGATGAGTAG
- a CDS encoding Rid family detoxifying hydrolase, whose product MKRVISSSDAPEAVGAYSQATTDGDLVFTAGQIPMTPDGELLSDEPIATQADQSLSNIQGVLSTEGLDMSDILKVTVFLDDIDDFEEMNDTYSEFFDDEPPARSAVEVANLPKGVGVEIEAIASSE is encoded by the coding sequence ATGAAGCGAGTTATCAGCTCGAGCGATGCTCCAGAGGCAGTCGGTGCGTACAGTCAGGCGACGACCGATGGCGACCTCGTGTTTACCGCCGGTCAGATACCGATGACGCCCGACGGTGAGTTGCTCTCCGACGAACCGATCGCCACGCAGGCCGATCAGTCTCTGTCCAACATCCAGGGCGTTCTGTCGACTGAGGGACTGGACATGAGCGATATCTTGAAGGTGACCGTGTTCCTGGACGATATCGACGATTTCGAGGAAATGAACGACACCTACAGCGAATTCTTCGACGACGAGCCTCCTGCCCGTAGTGCCGTCGAAGTTGCAAACCTCCCCAAAGGAGTCGGTGTCGAGATCGAAGCGATCGCGTCGAGCGAGTGA
- a CDS encoding IS6 family transposase, whose translation MQFADLLSECDAAEFDESWERKQTATPVRVFVVRLHATGCSLRETQAILRLLGVERTHQAIWHWVHRLADSVPDPPIASPSRVAIDETAVKINGDWSWVYTAIDLDSRLILDIAIFGRRGTDRSAAFLPRLIKKHDLSETVFLVDGYGHLTAISRLGWKYQLDYCNLNLIEKWVHTFKIRVDRFYNSWIGSQASVREWLDQFAHYYNTQRPDQSLNRQTPAEVLN comes from the coding sequence TTGCAGTTCGCAGACCTGCTCAGCGAGTGCGACGCAGCGGAATTTGATGAATCTTGGGAGCGAAAGCAGACGGCGACGCCCGTCAGGGTGTTCGTCGTCCGTCTCCACGCGACCGGTTGTTCGCTTAGAGAGACACAAGCTATTCTTCGCTTGCTCGGCGTTGAACGCACTCATCAAGCAATCTGGCACTGGGTACACCGGCTGGCTGACAGCGTTCCAGACCCGCCGATTGCTTCGCCGTCGCGGGTCGCCATTGATGAGACCGCTGTCAAGATCAATGGCGACTGGTCTTGGGTATATACTGCAATTGACTTAGACTCGCGGTTGATTCTCGATATCGCAATCTTCGGACGACGAGGCACAGATCGATCTGCTGCGTTCCTACCTAGGTTGATCAAGAAGCACGATCTCTCCGAGACGGTATTTCTCGTTGACGGCTATGGACATCTGACTGCCATCTCCCGATTAGGATGGAAATATCAGCTTGATTACTGTAATCTAAACCTGATTGAAAAGTGGGTTCACACCTTCAAAATTCGCGTTGATCGCTTCTATAACTCCTGGATAGGCAGTCAGGCGAGCGTTAGAGAATGGCTTGACCAGTTTGCACACTACTATAACACACAACGACCGGACCAATCACTCAACAGACAGACGCCAGCGGAGGTGCTAAACTAG
- a CDS encoding TRAM domain-containing protein, which translates to MPNDDRDRNRHVNGTLPVEEGEVRSVTIDTLDDQGDGIAKVERGFVVVVSGIQPGDKADVEITNVRESVAFAKPVTDPEVR; encoded by the coding sequence GTGCCAAACGACGACCGCGATCGGAACCGCCATGTGAATGGGACACTGCCGGTAGAAGAGGGCGAGGTGCGGTCAGTGACCATCGATACACTGGACGACCAAGGTGACGGAATTGCGAAGGTGGAACGAGGGTTCGTCGTGGTCGTTTCCGGGATCCAACCCGGCGATAAGGCCGACGTTGAGATCACGAATGTGCGGGAGTCGGTTGCCTTCGCCAAGCCAGTGACCGATCCTGAAGTTAGATAA
- a CDS encoding sulfurtransferase TusA family protein codes for MEIDVSGTVCPQTVLIVKRCLEELEPGDELTVVGDYPPAERSIRRSCHKHGYGVSTASTTDSESEFALRIRVTSAAKS; via the coding sequence ATGGAGATCGACGTGAGTGGCACAGTGTGTCCCCAGACGGTACTAATCGTGAAACGGTGTCTGGAGGAACTCGAGCCCGGTGACGAACTCACGGTAGTCGGAGATTATCCGCCAGCAGAACGGAGCATCCGACGCTCGTGCCATAAACACGGGTACGGCGTATCGACGGCGTCCACCACGGACTCCGAGTCGGAGTTCGCGCTGCGAATCCGCGTGACCAGCGCAGCAAAATCGTGA
- a CDS encoding SGNH/GDSL hydrolase family protein: protein MHYDGIQFHNVGDVQSIEGRDGKLLQRVPKAVRTNLNDGAQSRMRHPAGVELRFVPDGPATVTLSTIPGGSSEDGTVRVSWGPIQSATEVVIGDDPTTISVALPEKLTDLEPSVRDDLAFDPRVCRIQLPGEHRGGPMVYHDLEGDVRPPREEELPDRRYLAYGTSITEGEAPLGEHLTYVSQTARRLDADLINLGSCGTAYCDAAMADHIAERDDWDIATLSISVNMVGTFSPEEFRERAAQLIDRVASAHRNNPVVAITIFRNARDVCRSADPDGLCERFREELREVVAETPHENVHLLEGPELLPTIGGLTADLVHPGDDAMITIGENLAAELEPLLED, encoded by the coding sequence ATGCACTACGACGGTATCCAGTTTCACAACGTCGGCGACGTGCAGTCGATCGAGGGTCGAGACGGGAAGTTGCTACAACGGGTTCCGAAAGCGGTCAGAACTAATCTCAACGACGGTGCGCAGTCGCGGATGCGCCACCCCGCGGGCGTCGAACTCCGATTCGTCCCCGACGGTCCCGCGACGGTGACGCTCTCGACGATTCCCGGAGGGAGTTCCGAGGACGGGACCGTCCGAGTCTCTTGGGGACCGATCCAGAGCGCGACCGAGGTCGTCATCGGCGACGACCCGACGACGATTTCGGTCGCGCTTCCGGAGAAGCTGACCGACCTCGAGCCGTCGGTCCGCGACGATCTCGCGTTCGATCCGCGGGTCTGTCGGATCCAGTTACCCGGCGAGCACCGCGGCGGACCGATGGTCTATCACGACCTCGAGGGCGACGTCCGTCCGCCCCGCGAGGAGGAACTGCCCGATCGGCGCTACCTCGCGTACGGCACTTCGATCACCGAAGGCGAGGCGCCGCTGGGCGAGCACCTGACTTACGTCAGCCAGACGGCCCGTCGGCTCGATGCCGACCTGATCAACCTCGGCTCCTGTGGCACCGCTTACTGCGACGCCGCGATGGCCGATCACATCGCCGAGCGCGATGACTGGGATATCGCAACGCTCTCGATCTCGGTGAACATGGTCGGGACCTTCTCCCCCGAGGAGTTCCGCGAACGCGCTGCGCAGCTGATCGACCGGGTCGCGAGCGCCCATCGCAACAACCCGGTCGTCGCTATCACCATCTTCCGCAACGCCCGGGACGTCTGTCGAAGTGCTGACCCCGACGGACTGTGCGAGCGATTCCGCGAGGAACTCCGCGAGGTCGTCGCCGAGACACCCCATGAAAATGTCCACCTCCTCGAGGGGCCTGAACTGCTGCCTACCATCGGCGGCCTCACCGCCGATCTGGTCCACCCTGGTGACGACGCCATGATCACGATAGGTGAGAACCTCGCTGCCGAACTCGAGCCGTTGCTCGAGGACTGA
- a CDS encoding carbohydrate-binding family 9-like protein has translation MKQYTITRAQSDVPLGDAVNGTPWEEAAEFRIDEFSWYEGGPKPLTTGRVCYDDEAIYLQFFVEDPDIIAAVTELNGPTFEDSSVEFFADPTPDEDSMYVNFEPNCCGQFKLAWQAAGWQERGIDRDLVSPELASRISVRTSVPGPTTAGDSADNWWLAAAIPFDVLSRLTGREIAPTAGTEWRGNFYRSGVASDSQKATWNPIEKPVPDYHSPEYFGRLRFE, from the coding sequence GTGAAGCAGTACACGATCACCCGTGCACAAAGCGACGTCCCTCTCGGTGACGCTGTCAACGGAACGCCGTGGGAGGAGGCAGCGGAGTTTCGCATCGACGAGTTCTCGTGGTACGAGGGCGGTCCGAAACCGCTCACGACCGGTCGCGTCTGCTACGATGACGAGGCGATATACCTGCAGTTCTTCGTCGAGGACCCCGATATCATCGCTGCGGTGACGGAGCTCAACGGTCCGACCTTCGAGGACAGTTCCGTCGAGTTCTTCGCCGATCCGACTCCCGACGAGGACTCAATGTACGTCAACTTCGAGCCGAACTGCTGTGGTCAGTTCAAGCTCGCCTGGCAAGCAGCTGGCTGGCAGGAGCGAGGGATCGATCGCGACCTCGTCTCGCCCGAACTCGCATCCCGAATTTCGGTTCGGACGTCGGTCCCTGGCCCGACGACGGCGGGTGACTCTGCCGACAACTGGTGGCTCGCAGCCGCGATTCCCTTCGATGTCCTCTCGAGACTGACCGGCCGCGAGATTGCGCCGACCGCGGGGACGGAGTGGCGGGGTAACTTCTACCGGAGTGGTGTCGCTTCCGACTCCCAGAAGGCGACCTGGAACCCCATCGAGAAACCCGTTCCCGACTACCACTCGCCGGAGTACTTCGGTCGGCTCCGGTTCGAGTGA
- a CDS encoding 5'-deoxyadenosine deaminase yields the protein MLIAGTVIVDSSTIIRDGAVVVDNSVIESVGNRGDLVDRYPDHKQEEYDVLLPGLVGGHIHSVQSLGRGIADDTELLDWLFDYILPMESSLSAEEMEVAAKLGYLEMIESGTTTCVDHLSVDHADKAFEAAGEIGIRGVLGKVLMDRRSPKDLLEDTSEALAESERLIEKYHGSFDDRIRYAVTPRFAVSCTEECLRGARELADEYEGVRIHTHASENQSEIETVKEDTGMRNIHWLDEVGLTGDDVVLAHCVWTDESERRVLEETGTHVTHCPSSNMKLASGIAPIWDYLDRDINVALGNDGPPCNNTLDPFTEMRQASLLQKVDRLDPTATPASEIFEMATINGAKAAGFDRLGALREGWHADIVGIRTDITRATPLHDVLSHLVFGAHGEDVMFTMVDGDVLVENGEVTTVDAEIIRQQADDVGLSIESHREAAKEVKP from the coding sequence ATGTTAATCGCTGGCACGGTAATCGTCGACTCCAGTACCATCATCCGTGACGGTGCCGTCGTCGTAGATAATTCGGTCATCGAGAGCGTCGGGAACCGAGGTGATCTCGTTGATCGGTATCCCGATCACAAGCAAGAGGAGTACGATGTTCTTCTCCCCGGCCTCGTAGGAGGACACATTCACTCCGTACAGAGTCTCGGTCGTGGAATCGCCGACGATACGGAACTCCTCGACTGGTTGTTCGACTATATTCTACCGATGGAATCGTCGCTTTCGGCCGAGGAGATGGAAGTGGCTGCGAAGCTCGGATACCTCGAGATGATCGAGAGCGGAACGACAACGTGCGTAGACCACCTCTCCGTCGACCACGCGGATAAGGCATTCGAGGCCGCGGGAGAGATCGGCATTCGAGGGGTTCTCGGCAAAGTACTGATGGATCGTCGCTCACCGAAGGATCTCTTGGAAGACACGTCGGAGGCACTGGCAGAGTCGGAACGCCTCATCGAGAAGTACCACGGTTCGTTCGACGACCGCATTCGGTATGCCGTCACCCCGCGGTTCGCTGTCTCCTGTACCGAGGAGTGTCTGCGCGGCGCTCGCGAACTCGCCGACGAGTACGAGGGCGTCAGAATCCATACGCACGCGAGCGAGAATCAGAGTGAAATCGAAACCGTCAAGGAAGATACCGGAATGCGAAACATTCACTGGCTAGACGAGGTCGGCCTCACCGGTGACGATGTCGTCCTCGCCCACTGTGTCTGGACGGACGAAAGCGAACGACGGGTCCTCGAAGAAACAGGGACTCACGTCACTCACTGTCCGTCCTCAAATATGAAACTCGCAAGCGGCATCGCCCCAATCTGGGACTATCTCGATCGAGATATCAACGTCGCGCTCGGCAATGACGGGCCACCCTGTAACAACACCCTCGATCCGTTCACGGAAATGCGACAGGCGAGCCTCCTGCAGAAAGTGGATCGGCTCGATCCGACCGCAACTCCTGCCAGCGAGATATTTGAAATGGCCACGATAAACGGCGCGAAAGCGGCCGGCTTCGACCGTCTGGGAGCACTCCGCGAAGGCTGGCACGCCGACATCGTGGGCATTCGGACGGACATCACGCGTGCGACGCCGTTACACGATGTTCTCTCTCATCTCGTGTTCGGCGCTCACGGGGAGGACGTGATGTTCACGATGGTCGATGGCGATGTCCTCGTCGAAAACGGCGAAGTAACGACCGTCGATGCAGAAATTATTCGCCAGCAGGCAGACGATGTCGGACTCTCGATCGAGTCTCACCGCGAGGCGGCAAAGGAAGTGAAGCCGTGA
- a CDS encoding DNA-binding protein: protein MSSGSDPSSVLAALERAQDAFEMVGRGRTEFEDGISADADWKTQLTKACRLLEVVDTLQAQDGYYTAVIEVCFGAIERSIEAYALSMTTDTLQDFQDHQFSYERAHQIGLFERQTAEEMKNLYSENRTESYYGGGRPTEEQADAMTELAIAVHQFAVSQIREGGVCLCD from the coding sequence ATGAGTAGCGGCTCAGACCCGTCATCTGTGCTCGCAGCACTTGAGCGTGCGCAGGACGCCTTCGAGATGGTTGGACGAGGTCGGACAGAATTCGAGGACGGAATTAGCGCCGATGCAGACTGGAAGACACAACTGACGAAAGCATGTCGCCTTCTCGAAGTTGTTGACACACTCCAAGCACAAGACGGGTACTACACTGCCGTCATCGAGGTCTGTTTCGGGGCCATTGAACGGTCGATCGAGGCGTATGCCCTCTCGATGACGACCGATACACTCCAAGATTTCCAGGATCATCAGTTCAGCTACGAACGTGCCCATCAGATCGGGCTATTCGAGAGGCAGACTGCAGAGGAGATGAAGAACCTCTACAGCGAAAACCGGACTGAGAGTTATTACGGTGGCGGTCGTCCAACCGAAGAACAAGCGGACGCAATGACCGAACTCGCAATCGCTGTCCATCAGTTCGCGGTGAGTCAGATCCGGGAGGGCGGCGTCTGTCTGTGTGACTGA
- a CDS encoding NCS2 family permease, giving the protein MTESNEQQSKVASFFGYEKYGTDTKTEVIAGITTFLTMSYIIVVNPVILSAAISIDGYSDGEVFQMIAIATILAAVVGTAVMAFYANRPFGLAPGMGLNAYFAFTVVITLGVPWQTALAAVFVEGLIFMAMSSVGARRYIIEFFPKPVKFAVGAGIGLFLLLLGLIEMNVAAAHDSTLVTLGSVASDPVAILSLVGLAFTLILYSRDVTGSIIIGILTTAVAGWGLTISGVVNDGLLTPGSVPEPHYDITPLFGAFLQGFQNIEPVTFMIVVFTFFFVDFFDTAGTLIGVSQFGGFLDDDGNLPEMEKPLMADAIATTFGAIVGTTTVTTYVESSTGIEEGGRTGMTALVVSLLFLLSLVAIPIVAAIPTYASYLALVVVGLIMLEGITEVNWEQSDWLIPGGLTMVMMPLTASIANGIAAGIISYPIIKAAQGDHQDIHTAQWVLAGAFILYFYVTSGGVMG; this is encoded by the coding sequence GTGACAGAGTCTAACGAGCAACAGTCGAAGGTGGCATCGTTCTTCGGCTACGAGAAGTACGGTACCGACACGAAAACGGAGGTCATTGCGGGGATAACGACGTTTCTGACGATGTCGTACATCATCGTCGTCAATCCGGTGATCCTCTCAGCTGCGATCAGCATCGACGGCTACTCCGACGGAGAGGTGTTCCAGATGATCGCGATCGCGACGATTCTCGCAGCGGTCGTGGGAACGGCCGTCATGGCCTTCTACGCGAACCGCCCGTTCGGACTCGCACCCGGAATGGGACTCAACGCGTACTTCGCGTTCACCGTCGTCATCACGCTCGGTGTCCCGTGGCAAACTGCGCTCGCGGCGGTGTTCGTCGAGGGACTCATCTTCATGGCGATGTCCTCGGTCGGCGCGCGGCGGTACATCATCGAGTTCTTCCCGAAACCGGTCAAGTTCGCCGTCGGGGCTGGTATCGGGCTGTTCCTCCTTCTGCTGGGACTCATCGAGATGAACGTCGCGGCCGCACACGATTCGACGTTGGTTACCTTGGGGAGCGTCGCCTCCGATCCGGTCGCTATCCTCTCCCTCGTGGGCCTGGCGTTTACGCTCATCCTTTATTCGCGTGACGTGACCGGTTCGATTATCATTGGGATCCTCACCACGGCCGTTGCCGGCTGGGGGCTGACGATCTCCGGCGTGGTCAACGATGGTCTCCTCACCCCTGGTTCCGTCCCCGAACCACATTACGATATTACGCCGCTGTTCGGCGCATTCCTGCAGGGGTTCCAGAACATCGAACCGGTCACGTTCATGATCGTCGTATTTACATTCTTCTTCGTGGACTTCTTCGACACGGCTGGAACGCTCATCGGCGTCTCCCAGTTCGGCGGGTTTCTGGACGACGATGGGAACCTACCGGAGATGGAAAAGCCGCTGATGGCGGACGCGATCGCGACGACCTTCGGAGCGATAGTCGGAACGACGACTGTCACGACCTACGTCGAGAGTTCCACGGGGATCGAAGAGGGAGGCCGGACCGGGATGACCGCTCTCGTCGTCAGCCTCCTGTTCCTACTCTCGCTCGTCGCGATTCCGATTGTCGCTGCCATTCCGACGTACGCGTCGTACTTAGCACTGGTCGTCGTCGGTCTGATCATGCTCGAGGGTATCACCGAAGTGAACTGGGAACAGTCCGATTGGCTGATCCCGGGTGGCCTGACGATGGTGATGATGCCGCTGACGGCGTCGATCGCCAACGGTATCGCGGCGGGGATCATCAGTTATCCGATCATCAAAGCGGCCCAAGGGGACCACCAAGACATCCACACTGCACAGTGGGTGCTCGCGGGAGCGTTTATCCTCTATTTTTACGTGACTTCCGGAGGTGTGATGGGATAG
- the cofC gene encoding 2-phospho-L-lactate guanylyltransferase, producing the protein MRVIVPFDGRDPKTRLSALFDYGDRNEFARAMLQDVVSVVQDTGRDPLILSSTPLEIGDCPVSVDERSLSRAVNERLQAASSAVAVVMADLPLITDAALERLCTREGDVVLARGVGGGTNALVSRTSDFEVDYHGNSYLAHRSTAREIGAAVAEIDSYRLATDVDEPDDLAELLLHGEGHATQWLRDQGFRLASGAGRTTVRRTDVTHEPSQ; encoded by the coding sequence ATGCGAGTCATCGTGCCCTTTGACGGTCGGGACCCGAAAACGAGGCTGTCGGCGCTCTTCGATTACGGCGACCGGAACGAGTTCGCACGGGCAATGTTACAAGACGTCGTCTCCGTCGTTCAGGACACTGGAAGGGATCCACTCATCCTCTCTTCGACACCGCTTGAGATCGGGGACTGTCCCGTATCTGTCGACGAACGGTCGCTTTCGCGTGCTGTCAACGAACGACTTCAGGCCGCTTCGTCAGCGGTAGCCGTCGTCATGGCCGATCTACCGTTGATTACAGACGCAGCGCTCGAGCGACTGTGCACCAGGGAGGGGGATGTCGTGCTCGCGCGCGGCGTAGGGGGCGGGACGAACGCGCTCGTTTCCCGTACGTCCGACTTCGAAGTCGATTATCACGGCAACTCCTATCTCGCCCATCGGTCCACAGCGCGCGAAATAGGCGCCGCGGTGGCGGAGATCGATTCGTACCGTCTCGCGACCGACGTCGATGAACCGGACGATCTCGCAGAATTACTGCTTCACGGAGAGGGCCACGCGACCCAGTGGTTGCGCGATCAGGGCTTTCGGCTCGCATCGGGAGCCGGCCGGACCACCGTTCGGCGCACAGACGTCACACATGAGCCATCCCAGTAG
- a CDS encoding phage integrase SAM-like domain-containing protein produces MDQNTSTGRTQLTPFIDSFERYLQDKGKGRGGDGGNYRRNAARELERFFEWAAGDRGDDWAGIVPDDVDRKPTFEDLDERVFREYARHLAGDRGLKQNTVQTYYRYISAWCGWCVNEGYLEAHYAQRASAMAPLPDDDGRKPGDQQAWTSEQRHAITRHVDERAHDAIEMYTTLPEDVGPLDRQRARYTALKAARERALVFVLAYTAVRVGELLRDPNDPRRRGVRWEEISLEDGSMDVYRKKQQWDAASLPDPVISPLRSYQKLMEPPTEHWPVFPTFDQRTLATLVEDELADRGERPAAVSERRGEYARDLLLALDEDIRPPSITTDGARSVLQRLSEVAEIDIDHPKHDYLAPHGGRRGMGEVLVRAFGYTVAARYLDNSEEMVRERYSHIEAGELGDVATEALEEIDSISGTV; encoded by the coding sequence ATGGACCAGAATACATCCACAGGACGAACGCAATTGACCCCATTTATCGACTCGTTCGAGCGCTACCTCCAAGACAAGGGGAAAGGCCGCGGTGGGGACGGCGGGAACTACCGACGCAACGCAGCGCGCGAGCTCGAGCGGTTCTTCGAGTGGGCTGCCGGCGACCGCGGCGACGACTGGGCCGGGATCGTCCCCGACGATGTCGACCGAAAGCCCACCTTTGAGGACCTCGACGAACGCGTCTTTCGAGAGTACGCCCGGCACCTCGCCGGTGATCGAGGGCTCAAACAGAATACTGTACAAACCTATTACCGCTATATCTCTGCGTGGTGTGGCTGGTGCGTCAACGAGGGCTACCTCGAGGCGCACTACGCGCAGCGGGCGAGTGCGATGGCACCACTCCCCGACGACGACGGCCGCAAGCCCGGTGACCAGCAGGCCTGGACGTCCGAACAACGCCATGCCATCACTCGGCACGTTGACGAGCGAGCCCACGATGCCATCGAGATGTACACGACACTCCCGGAAGATGTCGGTCCCCTCGACAGACAGCGAGCGCGATACACGGCGCTGAAAGCTGCCCGTGAACGCGCCCTTGTGTTCGTCCTCGCCTACACAGCTGTCCGTGTCGGGGAACTGCTTCGAGACCCGAACGACCCGCGCCGGCGCGGGGTCCGATGGGAGGAAATCTCGCTCGAGGACGGGAGCATGGACGTCTATCGGAAGAAACAGCAGTGGGACGCTGCGAGCCTCCCCGATCCGGTTATCTCGCCGCTTCGGAGCTATCAAAAGTTGATGGAGCCACCAACTGAGCACTGGCCAGTGTTCCCGACGTTCGACCAGCGGACGCTCGCGACGCTCGTGGAGGATGAGTTGGCCGATCGAGGAGAACGCCCGGCTGCAGTCAGCGAGCGACGTGGCGAGTACGCTCGTGACCTCTTACTAGCTCTCGACGAGGACATTCGACCGCCGTCGATCACGACAGATGGAGCACGGTCGGTTCTCCAACGACTCTCAGAGGTCGCGGAGATCGATATCGACCATCCGAAACACGACTATCTCGCGCCCCACGGTGGTCGTCGTGGGATGGGGGAAGTTCTCGTCCGCGCGTTCGGGTACACGGTAGCAGCCCGCTATTTGGATAACTCCGAGGAGATGGTTCGTGAGCGTTATTCACATATTGAAGCAGGAGAGCTAGGTGATGTTGCTACTGAGGCCCTCGAGGAAATCGACAGTATATCGGGCACTGTCTAG
- a CDS encoding PhnD/SsuA/transferrin family substrate-binding protein gives MGVIPDVDPDTAIEQNTELATYLESELDVSVDLLTTSDYAGLVQAMTMRTRLQFTLPKIGRSQTQMRRNRVRKSGPAQRDTGNNG, from the coding sequence ATGGGAGTCATTCCGGACGTCGACCCCGACACGGCTATCGAGCAAAATACCGAACTCGCCACGTATCTCGAGTCCGAACTGGACGTGTCAGTCGACCTGCTCACGACATCGGATTACGCCGGCCTCGTCCAGGCGATGACGATGCGAACACGCCTGCAGTTCACGCTACCGAAAATCGGTCGCTCGCAGACGCAGATGCGCCGAAACAGGGTGCGGAAAAGTGGTCCGGCTCAGCGCGATACTGGAAATAACGGCTAG